A portion of the Nitrospirota bacterium genome contains these proteins:
- a CDS encoding glycosyltransferase family 87 protein, with protein MLDRFLSRPWVQRWLPVACLIGAAVYGYVIAFLRVARFRDFDVHREVGRRFLTGEYLYAGGYCHPYMPAAAMYFAPLAWFDRATGMALRYAIAVAALCLTFALLHRMVRARLEAAGREGFTLAALTVLLAFPFILQDLDDGGPHLILLAMLTGGIYAVWRGREGTGALWFGLATALKVTPALFLPLFLWKRQWRLAGLTAAAALFWIALPMVWMGAGSWWSHQKEWIEVAAGSFVGRDRPVTVENEQRVRNQSLRLALTRYLTILPEDHPLRRDDPAYVPMLDLSLPAAKTAATVAMAGLLALLGWHARRPYGGPGDPAWPKECSLVLILALLFSPVTWVQHLVWLVPALYLIVADARSGGGLGRPAWAALGAYVVLVDLLNYELLGKPKFAVLLSYHPFTVAMLLLFAILLADRPRTNAISLSANRHAVI; from the coding sequence ATGCTGGATCGTTTTCTGTCACGGCCCTGGGTGCAGCGATGGCTGCCCGTCGCATGTCTGATCGGCGCCGCCGTCTACGGGTACGTGATCGCCTTCCTGCGCGTGGCCCGCTTCCGGGATTTCGACGTGCACCGAGAGGTCGGGCGACGGTTTCTCACCGGCGAGTACCTGTATGCCGGCGGCTATTGCCACCCCTACATGCCGGCCGCGGCCATGTACTTCGCCCCGCTCGCGTGGTTCGACCGGGCGACCGGCATGGCCCTCCGGTACGCGATCGCCGTCGCCGCCTTGTGTCTCACGTTCGCGCTGCTGCATCGGATGGTCCGGGCCAGGCTGGAAGCGGCCGGACGGGAGGGCTTCACGCTCGCGGCGCTGACGGTGTTGCTGGCCTTCCCGTTCATCCTCCAGGACCTGGACGACGGAGGCCCCCACCTGATCCTGCTGGCCATGTTGACCGGCGGCATCTATGCGGTCTGGCGCGGACGCGAAGGGACGGGGGCGCTGTGGTTCGGCCTGGCCACGGCGCTCAAAGTCACCCCCGCGCTCTTCCTGCCCTTGTTTCTCTGGAAGCGTCAGTGGCGGCTCGCCGGCCTGACGGCCGCGGCCGCCCTGTTCTGGATCGCGCTGCCCATGGTCTGGATGGGAGCGGGGAGCTGGTGGAGCCATCAGAAGGAATGGATCGAGGTCGCGGCCGGCTCGTTCGTGGGGCGTGACAGGCCGGTGACCGTCGAGAACGAGCAGCGCGTCAGAAACCAGTCGCTCCGGCTGGCGCTGACGCGATACCTGACGATCCTGCCGGAAGACCACCCGCTCCGTCGCGACGACCCGGCTTACGTCCCGATGCTGGATCTTTCCCTTCCCGCGGCCAAGACGGCGGCGACGGTCGCCATGGCGGGGCTGTTGGCCCTGCTGGGCTGGCACGCGCGCCGTCCCTACGGAGGGCCTGGCGATCCGGCCTGGCCGAAGGAGTGCAGCCTGGTGCTGATCCTCGCGCTGCTGTTCTCTCCGGTCACGTGGGTGCAGCACCTGGTCTGGCTCGTGCCGGCCCTCTACCTGATCGTGGCGGACGCCCGAAGCGGAGGGGGGTTGGGCCGACCCGCCTGGGCGGCCTTGGGCGCCTACGTCGTGCTGGTGGACCTGCTCAACTACGAGCTGCTCGGCAAGCCAAAGTTCGCCGTGTTGCTGAGCTATCACCCCTTCACCGTGGCGATGCTGCTGCTGTTCGCCATCCTCCTCGCCGACCGGCCGCGCACAAACGCGATTTCCCTCTCCGCAAATCGGCACGCCGTGATATGA
- the msrA gene encoding peptide-methionine (S)-S-oxide reductase MsrA, with translation MKTTGSFTGLCLALLLAAGAGLAAESGKPAKATFAGGCFWCMEEAFEKVEGVVSVTSGYTGGRVAHPKYEEVSAGGTGHAESVEVLYDPAKIGYARLLDVFWRNIDPTTPDRQFCDRGNQYRSAVFYHDEEQKRLAEESKRKVEQTKPFKEPVVTQIVPASPFYQAEEYHQDFYKKNPIRYKFYKHNCGRAQRLEELWGKS, from the coding sequence ATGAAGACCACCGGTTCGTTCACAGGGCTCTGCCTCGCGCTGCTGCTTGCCGCCGGAGCCGGCCTGGCCGCGGAGAGCGGCAAGCCGGCCAAGGCCACCTTCGCCGGCGGCTGTTTCTGGTGCATGGAAGAAGCGTTCGAGAAGGTCGAGGGGGTCGTCTCGGTCACGTCCGGCTACACGGGCGGCCGGGTGGCCCATCCGAAGTACGAGGAGGTGTCGGCCGGCGGGACGGGACACGCCGAGTCGGTCGAGGTGCTCTACGACCCGGCTAAGATCGGCTACGCCAGGCTCCTGGACGTCTTCTGGCGGAACATCGATCCGACCACGCCGGACCGGCAGTTCTGCGACCGGGGGAACCAGTACCGCTCGGCGGTCTTCTACCACGACGAGGAGCAGAAACGGCTGGCGGAGGAGTCCAAGCGGAAGGTCGAGCAGACCAAGCCGTTCAAGGAGCCGGTCGTCACGCAGATCGTCCCGGCCTCGCCGTTCTACCAGGCCGAGGAGTACCACCAGGACTTCTACAAGAAGAATCCGATCCGCTACAAGTTCTACAAGCACAACTGCGGCCGAGCCCAGCGGCTGGAAGAGCTCTGGGGCAAGTCCTAG
- the secA gene encoding preprotein translocase subunit SecA, which yields MLVRLLNALFGSKNDREINRLRPIVAQINGLETSLAPLSDQALRDKTEEFKKRLADGQALDDLLPEAFAVCREMSKRRLAMRHFDVQLLGGMVLHQGKISEMKTGEGKTLVATLPLYLNALTGKGVHLVTVNDYLAKRDAQWMGPLYHALGLSVGVIQHDASFFFDPAYDAPDKRLQHLRPCTRPEAYRADITYGTNNEFGFDYLRDNLIVTDIGQCVQRELNYAIVDEVDSILIDEARTPLIISGPTEENTDLYYRINAIIPQLKLERDYTIEEKTKTAALTDEGNARVEKLLGVDNLYDLAHLDLVHHVIKALQAHALYKRDVDYVVKDGEVIIVDEFTGRLMPGRRWSDGLHQAVEAKEGVKIANENQTLASITFQNYFRMYAKLAGMTGTADTEAGEFAKIYNLDVNVIPTNRAMIRTDYADVVYRTEKEKFEAIVEEIKDCHERGQPVLVGTISIEKSERLAGHLKRHGIRHNVLNAKYHEKEAEIIAQAGRKGAVTIATNMAGRGTDILLGGNPDFLFKRILYQDEEGKLTEEQKRKAFEEIKADCERDKQDVVALGGLHILGTERHESRRIDNQLRGRAGRQGDPGSSRFYLSLEDDLLRIFASERISNLMLKLGMEEGVPIEHRMVTRAIANAQTKVEAHNFEIRKQLLEYDDVMNKQREVIYQHRRMILTGDDLSEEVRDMMAEVVDSMVNVYCPEEQYPEEWDFAGLTEAVHAQFAIDLNRPAEAAGNGEVADLKSLGRDALREELLDRVRRAYQQKEQALGTELLRYLEKMLLLQVIDHHWKDHLLAMDQLRDGIGLRGYGQKDPLLEYKREGFDMFSAMMQRIQADALERLFRVQPVRAERPAVEIARPAAPPRLVLNRGEEPAAPQTVHRTGEKIGRNDPCPCGSGKKYKKCHGK from the coding sequence ATGCTGGTTCGCCTGCTCAACGCCCTCTTCGGCAGCAAGAACGACCGGGAAATCAACCGGCTGCGGCCGATCGTCGCCCAGATCAACGGCCTGGAGACATCCCTCGCCCCCTTGTCCGATCAGGCTCTCCGGGACAAGACCGAGGAGTTCAAGAAGCGGCTGGCGGACGGCCAGGCGCTGGACGACCTGCTGCCGGAGGCCTTCGCCGTCTGCCGGGAGATGTCCAAGCGCCGCCTCGCGATGCGGCACTTCGACGTGCAGCTCCTGGGCGGCATGGTCCTCCACCAGGGCAAGATCTCCGAGATGAAGACCGGCGAGGGCAAGACCCTCGTCGCCACGCTCCCGCTCTACCTGAACGCGCTCACGGGCAAGGGCGTGCACCTGGTCACGGTCAACGACTACCTGGCCAAGCGCGACGCCCAGTGGATGGGCCCGCTCTACCACGCGCTGGGCCTCTCGGTCGGCGTGATCCAGCACGACGCCTCCTTCTTTTTCGACCCGGCCTACGACGCCCCGGACAAGCGGCTCCAGCACCTGCGCCCCTGCACGAGGCCGGAGGCCTACCGGGCGGACATCACCTACGGAACCAACAACGAGTTCGGGTTCGACTACCTGCGCGACAACCTGATCGTCACCGACATCGGCCAGTGCGTGCAGCGGGAGCTGAACTACGCGATCGTGGACGAGGTGGACAGCATCCTGATCGACGAGGCCCGCACGCCGCTGATCATCTCCGGCCCCACGGAGGAGAACACCGACCTCTATTACCGGATCAACGCGATCATCCCGCAGCTCAAGCTCGAGCGGGACTACACGATCGAGGAGAAGACCAAGACCGCCGCGCTGACCGACGAAGGCAACGCCCGGGTCGAGAAGCTCCTGGGCGTGGACAACCTCTACGACCTCGCCCACCTGGACCTGGTCCACCACGTGATCAAGGCCCTGCAGGCCCACGCGCTCTACAAGCGCGACGTGGACTACGTCGTGAAGGACGGCGAAGTCATCATCGTGGACGAGTTCACCGGCCGCCTCATGCCGGGCCGCCGGTGGAGCGACGGCCTGCACCAGGCCGTGGAAGCCAAGGAAGGGGTCAAGATCGCCAACGAAAACCAGACCCTCGCCTCGATCACGTTCCAGAACTACTTCCGCATGTACGCCAAGCTGGCCGGCATGACCGGCACCGCGGACACGGAGGCGGGCGAATTCGCGAAGATCTACAACCTCGACGTGAACGTGATCCCGACCAACCGCGCGATGATCCGCACGGACTACGCGGACGTCGTGTACCGGACCGAGAAGGAGAAGTTCGAGGCGATCGTCGAGGAGATCAAGGACTGCCACGAGCGGGGCCAGCCGGTGCTGGTCGGCACGATCTCGATCGAGAAGTCGGAGCGCCTGGCCGGCCACCTCAAGCGGCACGGCATCAGGCACAACGTGCTCAACGCCAAGTACCACGAGAAGGAGGCGGAGATCATCGCCCAGGCCGGGCGCAAGGGCGCGGTCACGATCGCCACGAACATGGCCGGTCGCGGCACCGACATCCTGCTCGGCGGCAACCCGGACTTCCTCTTCAAGCGTATCCTCTACCAGGACGAGGAAGGCAAGCTGACCGAGGAGCAGAAGCGGAAGGCCTTCGAGGAGATCAAGGCCGACTGCGAGAGGGACAAGCAGGATGTCGTCGCGCTGGGGGGACTGCACATCCTCGGCACCGAGCGGCACGAGAGCCGCCGCATCGACAACCAGCTCCGCGGCCGGGCGGGCCGGCAGGGCGACCCCGGCTCCTCGCGCTTCTACCTCTCGCTGGAGGACGACCTGCTCCGCATCTTCGCCTCCGAGCGCATCTCCAACCTCATGCTCAAGCTGGGCATGGAGGAGGGCGTGCCGATCGAGCACCGGATGGTCACCCGCGCGATCGCCAACGCCCAGACGAAGGTCGAGGCCCACAACTTCGAGATCCGCAAGCAGCTCCTCGAATACGACGACGTGATGAACAAGCAGCGCGAGGTGATCTACCAGCACCGGCGCATGATCCTCACGGGCGACGACCTCAGCGAGGAGGTCCGCGACATGATGGCCGAGGTCGTGGACTCGATGGTGAACGTCTACTGTCCCGAGGAGCAGTATCCGGAGGAGTGGGACTTCGCCGGCCTCACCGAGGCGGTCCACGCCCAGTTCGCGATCGACCTGAACCGGCCCGCGGAGGCGGCCGGGAACGGCGAGGTCGCGGACTTGAAGAGCCTGGGCCGGGACGCCCTGCGCGAGGAGCTGCTCGACCGGGTCCGGCGCGCCTACCAGCAGAAGGAGCAGGCCCTCGGGACGGAGCTGCTGCGCTACCTCGAGAAAATGCTGCTCCTCCAGGTGATTGACCACCACTGGAAGGATCACCTGCTGGCCATGGACCAGCTCCGGGACGGCATCGGCCTGCGCGGCTACGGCCAGAAGGACCCGCTGCTCGAGTACAAGCGGGAAGGCTTCGACATGTTCTCGGCCATGATGCAGCGGATCCAGGCGGACGCGCTGGAACGGCTCTTCCGCGTGCAGCCCGTCAGGGCCGAGCGGCCGGCCGTGGAGATCGCCCGCCCCGCCGCCCCGCCCCGGCTCGTGCTCAACCGCGGCGAAGAGCCGGCCGCCCCGCAGACCGTCCACCGGACCGGCGAGAAGATCGGCCGCAACGACCCCTGCCCCTGCGGTTCCGGCAAGAAATACAAAAAGTGCCACGGCAAGTAA
- a CDS encoding tetratricopeptide repeat protein: MAGEPRIRRSRGGFAALAVSALVALAQPPAAAGQPAQADAGKRQVEQGAKLYRDGNYDGALSTLKKAVELQPRSAEAHYFLGLVYFNGKRQPAQAVEEIKKAIQFKPDYASAYYDLGLIYQAQGKRTDAEQSLKRAIELAPRNEEVRLALARLYERNRDTDLAIRAYQDLLALKQDHTGALYSLGYLYESLGDHDRASEMLVRLTRADPGHPDGWYLLGRIAEKENQLAEAADYYRQAVAAKPDLVDAHYNLGFIYRSLDRKQEAAKQFLEVIRLRPEYAEAHMNLGVVYTGLNQLDDAEHEYDVAVNLKPGLAEAHYNFGVFYELHKKDVGKALVHYRKYLELGGTDERVERIVGQSKK, translated from the coding sequence ATGGCCGGGGAGCCACGGATTCGGAGATCAAGAGGAGGATTCGCCGCACTGGCGGTCTCGGCGCTCGTCGCGCTGGCTCAGCCGCCAGCCGCCGCCGGCCAGCCGGCCCAGGCTGACGCGGGCAAGCGGCAGGTGGAGCAGGGCGCGAAGCTCTACCGGGACGGGAACTACGACGGAGCCCTCTCGACGCTCAAGAAGGCCGTCGAGCTCCAGCCCCGTTCGGCCGAGGCCCATTACTTCCTCGGGCTCGTGTATTTCAACGGCAAGCGCCAGCCGGCGCAGGCCGTGGAAGAGATCAAGAAGGCCATCCAGTTCAAGCCCGACTATGCGTCGGCCTACTACGATCTGGGTCTCATCTATCAGGCGCAGGGCAAGCGCACGGACGCCGAGCAATCGCTGAAGCGGGCGATCGAGCTGGCGCCGCGCAACGAAGAAGTGCGCTTGGCCCTGGCCCGGCTCTACGAGCGCAACCGCGACACCGACTTGGCGATCCGGGCCTATCAGGACCTGCTGGCCCTCAAACAAGACCACACCGGCGCCCTGTACAGCCTGGGCTACCTCTACGAGAGCCTCGGCGACCACGACCGGGCCAGCGAGATGCTGGTGCGGCTGACACGCGCCGATCCGGGCCATCCGGACGGCTGGTACCTCCTGGGACGGATCGCGGAGAAGGAAAACCAGTTGGCCGAGGCCGCCGACTACTACAGGCAGGCCGTCGCAGCCAAGCCGGACCTGGTGGACGCTCACTACAACCTGGGCTTCATCTACCGGAGCCTGGACCGGAAACAGGAGGCGGCCAAGCAGTTCCTGGAGGTGATCCGGTTGAGACCCGAGTACGCCGAGGCCCACATGAACCTCGGCGTCGTCTACACGGGGCTCAACCAGTTGGACGACGCGGAGCACGAGTACGACGTCGCCGTCAATTTGAAGCCGGGGCTGGCGGAGGCCCACTACAACTTCGGCGTGTTCTACGAACTGCACAAGAAGGACGTGGGCAAGGCCCTGGTCCATTACCGCAAGTACTTGGAATTGGGCGGGACGGACGAGCGGGTGGAGCGGATCGTCGGGCAATCGAAAAAATGA
- a CDS encoding TlpA disulfide reductase family protein, with translation MGRQLFRTIIVMAALALGILAQSGEATWAMGSRPPAVGMPAEDFTLTDLAGRPHRLSEYRGKVVLLNFWATWCKPCTTEMPAMQAVYDRLKDRDFVVLAVNELEDVPKVREHIRTYAHTFPVLLDTDNRVANMYGVFGLPVSVFIDEYGVVQEYIKGGLLTEQKITETVTRLQEKSAPKAASLR, from the coding sequence ATGGGTAGGCAGTTGTTCCGGACGATCATCGTCATGGCGGCGCTCGCGCTCGGCATCCTCGCCCAGTCCGGGGAGGCGACGTGGGCGATGGGCTCGCGGCCGCCCGCTGTCGGTATGCCCGCCGAGGACTTCACGCTCACGGATCTCGCGGGGCGACCGCACCGGCTCAGCGAGTATCGCGGCAAGGTCGTGCTGTTGAACTTCTGGGCGACCTGGTGCAAGCCCTGCACGACCGAAATGCCCGCGATGCAGGCCGTGTACGACCGGTTGAAGGACCGGGACTTCGTGGTGCTGGCGGTCAACGAGCTCGAAGACGTACCCAAAGTGCGGGAGCACATCCGGACCTACGCCCACACCTTCCCCGTCCTGCTGGACACGGACAACCGGGTGGCGAACATGTACGGGGTCTTCGGGCTGCCGGTCAGCGTGTTCATTGACGAGTACGGCGTCGTGCAGGAGTACATCAAGGGCGGCTTGCTGACCGAGCAGAAGATCACCGAGACGGTCACCAGGCTGCAGGAGAAATCCGCGCCCAAGGCCGCCTCTTTGCGGTGA
- a CDS encoding TonB family protein: MNAAAQTRGEARSHVQGWTASVLFHGLAVAGAVFLLSDLRLVPKPEPFKWNVALVERPKSKPMDQPVQTQSKPAPAKRTPVAPQPVEPEPVVQTVATVETVKPVIRETAIQETREVAPVVRKTVPVTTTVAQPAQTIRTVGPSRPAMTETVTAGAPAVTQAIRAPSQPAGTTTVVEAEPAAPAVQQPVAMQTAPQVLARAETTPLPGSRLVVKEEPAPVPVARETEAAQSSPVIQEATVRALPVRPAPAAKADYGWLAQSLWDRVARIKRYPHQARARHLEGRVVVRAVIREDGHLGTVEVAESSGHTILDDDALEIIRRACPLKLRYPLGRPEVVVQVPIHYRLER, translated from the coding sequence GTGAACGCAGCGGCGCAGACAAGGGGGGAAGCTCGGTCCCACGTCCAGGGGTGGACGGCTTCCGTCCTGTTCCACGGCCTGGCTGTGGCAGGGGCGGTCTTTCTCTTGAGTGACTTGCGCTTGGTCCCGAAGCCGGAGCCGTTCAAGTGGAACGTGGCGCTGGTGGAGCGTCCCAAGTCCAAGCCGATGGACCAGCCTGTCCAGACCCAGTCCAAGCCGGCCCCGGCGAAAAGGACTCCGGTTGCGCCGCAACCGGTCGAGCCGGAGCCCGTTGTGCAGACCGTTGCGACGGTGGAGACAGTCAAGCCGGTCATCCGGGAGACTGCCATTCAGGAGACTCGTGAGGTGGCGCCGGTCGTGCGGAAGACCGTCCCTGTCACGACGACGGTGGCTCAACCGGCCCAGACCATCCGGACCGTGGGGCCGTCCCGGCCGGCGATGACTGAGACCGTGACGGCAGGAGCCCCTGCCGTGACTCAAGCGATACGGGCGCCCAGCCAGCCGGCCGGCACCACGACGGTCGTGGAGGCTGAGCCGGCGGCTCCCGCAGTCCAGCAGCCGGTGGCGATGCAGACCGCCCCGCAGGTACTGGCTCGGGCCGAGACGACTCCTCTTCCCGGGAGCCGGCTTGTTGTCAAGGAGGAGCCGGCTCCGGTGCCGGTCGCACGGGAAACGGAAGCGGCCCAATCGTCACCGGTCATCCAAGAGGCGACGGTCCGCGCACTGCCGGTCCGACCCGCACCAGCGGCGAAAGCCGATTACGGCTGGTTGGCGCAGTCGCTGTGGGATCGGGTCGCGCGCATCAAGCGCTATCCGCACCAGGCCCGGGCCCGGCACTTGGAGGGGAGAGTCGTGGTGCGGGCGGTGATCCGGGAAGACGGGCATCTCGGAACCGTCGAGGTGGCGGAGAGCTCCGGCCATACGATCCTGGACGACGATGCGCTGGAGATCATCAGGCGGGCCTGCCCGCTGAAGCTCCGGTATCCGCTCGGCCGCCCGGAAGTGGTCGTGCAGGTGCCGATCCACTACCGGTTGGAACGGTAA
- a CDS encoding sialidase family protein: MVSRRGWKSLIGAGLAALGGAALAVAAEPIPPNAELALGQKVTVEHQAKSVTGPSVAVDERGTVHLAWMQEDRQNGQEVRSVRYARMSQPSASLGTAVQVNRPEESPYWRQEAPALAVSGDAVFLTWASTHPKAGPDKPFASELRLSRSTDGGQTFLPSVLVNDDGQAIVHSFDALRLGPDGTLHVSWIDGREGKKEPGTYAARSGDHGRTVGKNRKVDENTCVCCRTSLTTAPDGTVYLAWRKIFEGNVRETVVARSNDGGRIFSEPVVVGHDRWVFPGCPHRPASIGVDRQGRLYVVWYTEGADETPAIYLAYSDDGGRTFSAKRALNVSRGTFPDHPQMAVDGQGRLLVVWEEQSPVRREVVLSYSPDRGATFSKPVRLNEKKGQSPVVAVNEQGLVAMAWLEHAMPGHKTVIQTAQLPSQRTALNAPMDSQ; this comes from the coding sequence ATGGTCAGCCGACGCGGATGGAAGTCGCTCATAGGGGCTGGCTTGGCCGCCCTCGGTGGGGCGGCCCTGGCTGTGGCCGCAGAGCCGATCCCGCCGAATGCCGAGCTCGCCTTGGGCCAGAAGGTGACCGTCGAACACCAGGCGAAATCCGTCACGGGGCCCTCGGTGGCTGTTGACGAGCGGGGCACGGTGCACCTGGCCTGGATGCAGGAGGACAGGCAGAACGGCCAGGAGGTGCGCTCGGTCCGTTATGCCCGGATGAGCCAGCCGAGTGCGTCCTTGGGCACGGCCGTTCAAGTCAACCGGCCGGAGGAGTCCCCCTACTGGCGCCAGGAGGCTCCGGCCCTGGCGGTGAGCGGCGACGCGGTGTTCCTCACCTGGGCCTCGACCCATCCGAAGGCCGGCCCCGACAAGCCCTTCGCCAGCGAGCTGCGCCTCAGCCGATCCACGGACGGCGGGCAGACCTTCCTGCCCTCCGTGCTCGTGAACGACGACGGCCAAGCCATCGTGCACAGCTTCGATGCGCTGCGCCTCGGGCCGGACGGCACCCTCCACGTTTCCTGGATCGACGGGCGCGAGGGGAAGAAGGAGCCGGGGACCTACGCCGCGCGATCCGGCGACCACGGGCGGACGGTCGGCAAGAACCGGAAGGTGGACGAGAACACCTGCGTCTGCTGCCGGACCTCCCTGACGACCGCGCCGGACGGCACGGTCTATCTCGCCTGGCGGAAAATCTTCGAAGGGAACGTGCGGGAAACCGTCGTCGCCCGTTCGAACGACGGAGGACGCATCTTTTCGGAACCGGTGGTCGTCGGCCACGACCGATGGGTCTTTCCCGGCTGTCCGCACCGGCCGGCGTCGATTGGGGTGGACCGGCAGGGCCGGCTCTACGTCGTCTGGTACACGGAGGGGGCCGACGAGACCCCTGCGATTTACCTGGCCTACTCCGACGACGGAGGCCGGACCTTTTCGGCCAAGCGGGCCCTGAACGTCTCCAGGGGAACCTTCCCCGACCATCCGCAAATGGCGGTGGACGGCCAGGGTCGCCTCCTCGTGGTCTGGGAGGAGCAATCGCCGGTTCGGCGCGAGGTGGTGCTGAGCTACTCGCCTGACCGGGGCGCGACTTTCAGCAAACCGGTGAGACTGAACGAGAAGAAGGGGCAGAGCCCGGTCGTGGCGGTGAATGAGCAGGGGCTGGTGGCCATGGCCTGGCTGGAGCATGCGATGCCCGGCCACAAGACGGTGATCCAGACGGCGCAGCTCCCTTCGCAGCGGACCGCATTGAATGCCCCCATGGACTCGCAGTGA